In one window of Methanosarcina vacuolata Z-761 DNA:
- a CDS encoding Maf family nucleotide pyrophosphatase: MRQIILASASPRRQELLKQLIGDNFRVYSSSYMESTYPGLLPEELVLRHSTGKARDVAKHFNSGLVISADTSVLFNGELMGKPKSSEEAEKMLKLLSGQRFLVITGLTVLDLDSGTEINELESTTVWMDEISNEQISAYVRTGEPLDKAGAFAVQGKGAAFVKRIEGDFFNVVGLPLFRLGKILQKAGVSIFEGNLP, encoded by the coding sequence ATGCGTCAGATTATTCTCGCGTCTGCATCTCCGAGGCGACAAGAACTGCTTAAACAGCTTATAGGCGATAATTTCCGGGTCTATTCCAGTTCCTATATGGAATCTACCTACCCTGGTCTGCTCCCTGAAGAACTTGTCTTAAGGCACTCCACCGGAAAAGCCAGAGACGTGGCTAAACACTTCAATTCCGGGCTTGTAATTTCTGCTGATACATCGGTGCTTTTTAATGGAGAACTTATGGGAAAACCAAAATCTTCCGAAGAAGCAGAGAAAATGCTGAAACTCTTAAGTGGACAGCGATTCCTGGTTATAACCGGGCTTACAGTCCTTGACCTTGACAGCGGGACAGAAATCAACGAACTGGAATCCACGACAGTCTGGATGGATGAAATAAGCAATGAACAGATTTCAGCCTATGTCAGAACAGGAGAACCCCTTGATAAAGCAGGGGCTTTTGCTGTTCAGGGAAAAGGGGCAGCCTTTGTGAAAAGGATCGAAGGAGACTTTTTTAATGTTGTCGGCCTTCCTCTTTTCCGGCTGGGAAAGATCTTGCAGAAAGCTGGAGTATCTATATTTGAGGGAAATTTGCCCTGA
- a CDS encoding cation:proton antiporter domain-containing protein gives MVSSLLANVDVLLGFAILILTIFYRFQVPPVLGFLVTGMLIGPYGLGILNGGQNELNADLGVIFLLFTIGVDLSLKELWKMKKALFLGGTLQILLTTFLVLILCSSLGFSSATSAFIGFLISLSSTAIVLKVLQDRNEVYTQHGKTSLAILIFQDLAIVPLILITPLLAGDSLNFEGSLSTVFLKGSLVILVFILSAKFLIPYIFYHVGRTGNKELFLVSVVFICLSTALFTSSIGLSLALGAFLAGIVISGSQYSQQAMGNIVPLRDMFMSFFFVSVGMLLNIGYLLDHLSILIFASIVLIFIKSIAGVTITFLLGYPLRTAILTGFALSQVGEFSFVLSRLGVEYSLMTEDTYQAFLAVSIITMGVTPFLINSSYKPIDFLVTKVSETTNGMKLIHGLYSKPIKEEEQAEPEMKDQLIIVGFGFSGRTVSKAAKAAGIPYIIVEANPETVVQEKQKGENIHYGDATFEVVLEHAGVKNARVLIIGISDSNATGKIVEIAKKLNPNICIIAKVRDLQEMKRLNSLGADEIIPEEYETSVEIFVRVLEKYLVPREDIEKLVNDVRANGYRMLRKLSGNTCGDSEFNIKDGLPGVDIQVLKVEDGSSFDGKALADLNFRTKHGVTVLSVRRGSDLIYTPEGNFILHAKDACILLGKPEDLCNIRRFFESIRG, from the coding sequence ATGGTATCCTCTTTACTGGCAAACGTTGACGTACTTCTTGGCTTTGCTATTTTGATTCTCACGATTTTCTACAGATTTCAAGTCCCTCCTGTACTCGGTTTTCTTGTAACCGGAATGCTGATTGGTCCATATGGGCTTGGTATTCTCAATGGAGGACAGAATGAACTGAATGCCGATCTCGGTGTAATCTTTTTGCTCTTTACAATTGGAGTTGACCTCTCCTTAAAAGAACTATGGAAGATGAAAAAGGCTTTATTTTTGGGTGGAACTCTCCAGATCCTTTTAACTACGTTTCTGGTCCTCATATTATGTTCTTCTCTAGGCTTCAGCTCAGCTACATCTGCCTTTATAGGATTCTTAATTTCGCTTAGCAGTACTGCAATAGTACTCAAAGTCCTCCAGGACAGAAACGAAGTTTATACACAACATGGGAAAACCTCACTTGCAATTTTGATATTTCAGGACCTCGCTATCGTTCCCCTAATTCTGATTACCCCGTTATTGGCTGGAGATTCTCTAAATTTTGAAGGTTCGCTTTCAACCGTTTTTCTCAAAGGTTCACTGGTCATTCTGGTTTTTATCCTGAGTGCCAAATTTTTGATTCCCTATATATTCTACCATGTGGGCAGGACAGGCAATAAAGAGTTATTCCTTGTCAGTGTTGTCTTTATCTGCCTTTCTACCGCTCTCTTTACCTCAAGTATCGGACTGTCTCTTGCTCTTGGCGCGTTTTTAGCTGGGATTGTCATATCAGGTTCCCAATACAGCCAGCAAGCAATGGGCAATATTGTACCTTTGAGAGATATGTTCATGAGTTTCTTTTTTGTGTCTGTAGGGATGCTCTTGAACATCGGATATTTGCTTGATCATCTCTCTATCCTGATTTTTGCTTCAATTGTCTTAATTTTTATCAAATCAATAGCAGGAGTGACTATAACATTTCTTCTCGGCTACCCGCTCCGTACAGCTATATTGACAGGGTTTGCGTTGTCTCAGGTAGGAGAATTTTCTTTTGTTCTATCCCGATTGGGGGTGGAATATTCTCTCATGACTGAAGATACTTACCAGGCGTTTCTTGCAGTTTCTATAATTACCATGGGAGTTACGCCTTTTTTGATTAATTCTTCCTACAAGCCTATCGATTTCCTTGTCACAAAAGTTTCAGAAACAACCAATGGCATGAAGCTAATACATGGATTATATTCAAAACCTATTAAAGAGGAAGAACAGGCCGAGCCTGAAATGAAAGATCAGTTAATCATCGTAGGTTTTGGTTTTTCCGGAAGAACAGTATCGAAGGCTGCAAAAGCAGCAGGCATCCCTTATATTATCGTAGAAGCAAACCCTGAAACTGTTGTCCAGGAAAAGCAGAAAGGGGAGAACATCCACTATGGAGATGCAACCTTTGAGGTTGTACTGGAACATGCAGGCGTTAAGAATGCAAGAGTTCTTATTATAGGGATATCGGATTCAAATGCCACAGGTAAGATAGTAGAAATTGCAAAAAAATTGAATCCGAACATCTGCATCATCGCAAAGGTGAGAGATCTACAGGAAATGAAACGCCTTAATTCCCTGGGAGCTGATGAAATCATCCCCGAGGAGTATGAAACTTCAGTAGAAATCTTTGTCCGCGTGCTGGAAAAGTATCTGGTTCCAAGAGAAGACATTGAAAAACTCGTAAATGATGTGCGAGCTAATGGCTACCGGATGCTGCGGAAATTGTCCGGGAATACATGTGGTGATAGCGAGTTCAATATAAAAGACGGGCTTCCGGGAGTTGATATTCAGGTTCTCAAAGTAGAGGATGGTTCAAGTTTCGATGGAAAAGCCCTTGCAGACCTGAATTTCAGGACAAAGCACGGAGTTACAGTACTTTCGGTTCGCAGAGGCTCGGATCTGATTTACACTCCAGAAGGCAATTTCATCCTTCATGCAAAAGATGCCTGCATCCTTCTGGGAAAACCTGAGGATCTCTGCAATATAAGGAGGTTCTTTGAAAGTATTCGCGGATAA
- a CDS encoding S16 family serine protease yields the protein MKSKLLVFLLVISLFANAYFVLFEEQPSFEGKQVQEMQTQINSLETENKNLKTQINQSNESLQSYASQLKSYRERVFELENGSQICPVGVEGFATLQGPAVFQKVKLERSGSFIWKNVSEEGALLNISTEIQPGKGRVLVQTTPLMGVVFQDAANTAVFVAENKTGRQMSSSDIIFSITASNETPGVDGPSAGALMTLLTISAIDNNTKLNNSITLTGTIDDEGNIGQIGGVLEKAKAAKAGGKTLFLIPRENNQLVTYKYVERKLGGFNVIEKQSEVVDAKEYIEKEVGINIEYVDTIDDVLKYEK from the coding sequence ATGAAGTCCAAACTTCTTGTTTTTTTACTGGTTATTTCGCTTTTTGCAAACGCTTACTTTGTCCTGTTTGAAGAACAGCCTTCCTTTGAGGGAAAACAGGTCCAAGAAATGCAGACTCAAATAAATTCCCTTGAAACGGAAAATAAAAACCTTAAGACACAGATAAATCAGAGTAATGAATCGCTTCAGTCTTATGCTTCTCAGTTAAAGTCCTATCGCGAAAGAGTCTTTGAGCTTGAAAATGGCTCTCAAATATGTCCTGTAGGAGTTGAAGGCTTTGCTACTCTCCAGGGACCTGCGGTTTTCCAGAAAGTAAAACTTGAGAGATCAGGTTCCTTTATATGGAAAAATGTTTCTGAGGAAGGAGCTTTGCTCAATATCTCAACTGAGATCCAGCCTGGAAAAGGCCGTGTGCTTGTCCAGACAACTCCGCTGATGGGTGTGGTCTTCCAGGATGCTGCAAACACTGCAGTTTTCGTCGCTGAAAACAAAACCGGTAGACAAATGTCAAGCAGTGATATTATTTTCAGCATTACCGCTTCGAATGAAACTCCGGGAGTCGATGGTCCCAGCGCAGGAGCTCTCATGACCCTGCTTACGATTTCAGCCATTGATAACAATACCAAACTGAACAATAGTATAACCCTTACAGGCACGATTGACGATGAAGGCAATATCGGTCAGATAGGTGGAGTTCTGGAAAAAGCTAAGGCAGCAAAAGCCGGGGGTAAAACCCTTTTCCTCATTCCGAGGGAAAACAACCAGCTTGTTACATATAAATATGTAGAAAGGAAGCTTGGCGGTTTTAATGTCATTGAGAAGCAGTCTGAAGTCGTAGATGCTAAAGAGTACATAGAGAAAGAGGTGGGAATCAACATCGAGTATGTGGATACTATTGATGATGTACTTAAATATGAGAAATAA
- a CDS encoding metal-dependent hydrolase family protein codes for MGVTTPADQAAKPKTLFTNVHIFDGVHEKRIENAYVLVEGNLIKQISAQKITADGAMVIDGGERTLMPGLIDAHWHTMFCFWPISKILSSDFGFLSIAAAKSAGETLLRGFTTVRDAGANVFSIKKATDEGLIDGPRVYPAGAYISQTSGHGDFRDPNDVPENPGTPLDYMQRVGHVLIADGVPEVIKRTREVLRMGASHIKAMAGGGVTSLYDPLDVTEYTFEEMKAICEVAKTWNTYVMIHANTDEAIRQWIEAGALSVEHGFFIEEETAKLMAEKGVWWSMQPMSVGDEDAFKFENPISTAKYAQCVAGLEKVIALTKKYKVKTAFGTDMLFDPALAAKQGKFLAKMKKWYTPYEALKMATHDNAQLIKLCGPRDPYPGELGVVKEGALADLLLVDGNPLQNIDLVADPDKNFVVIMKDGKIYKNILHERTQNNK; via the coding sequence ATGGGAGTAACAACACCGGCTGATCAGGCAGCCAAACCAAAGACTCTTTTTACCAATGTTCACATCTTCGACGGCGTTCATGAGAAGCGCATCGAAAACGCCTACGTTCTTGTTGAAGGTAATCTGATCAAGCAGATCTCGGCCCAGAAGATCACCGCTGACGGCGCGATGGTGATCGACGGCGGGGAGCGCACGCTGATGCCCGGGCTCATCGATGCCCACTGGCATACCATGTTCTGTTTTTGGCCTATCAGCAAAATACTTAGTTCCGATTTCGGCTTTCTCAGCATAGCGGCCGCCAAATCGGCTGGAGAAACCCTCCTGCGCGGCTTCACAACGGTGAGGGATGCCGGTGCCAATGTTTTCTCAATAAAGAAGGCCACTGATGAGGGTTTGATCGACGGCCCTCGAGTTTATCCTGCCGGCGCATATATCAGCCAGACCTCCGGTCACGGCGATTTCCGTGACCCTAATGATGTACCTGAGAATCCAGGCACTCCGCTCGACTACATGCAGCGAGTCGGGCACGTGTTGATCGCAGATGGGGTGCCAGAGGTGATTAAGCGCACCCGGGAGGTGCTTCGCATGGGTGCCAGCCATATCAAGGCCATGGCAGGCGGCGGCGTGACTTCACTTTATGATCCGCTCGATGTCACGGAATACACCTTTGAGGAGATGAAGGCGATCTGCGAAGTTGCCAAGACCTGGAACACCTATGTCATGATCCACGCCAATACCGACGAGGCCATCCGGCAGTGGATAGAAGCCGGTGCCCTATCCGTCGAACACGGTTTCTTCATTGAGGAGGAAACAGCGAAACTGATGGCAGAAAAGGGCGTTTGGTGGAGTATGCAACCGATGTCGGTTGGTGACGAAGACGCTTTCAAATTCGAGAATCCTATTAGCACGGCCAAGTATGCGCAATGTGTTGCCGGCCTGGAGAAAGTCATCGCGCTCACCAAAAAGTACAAGGTCAAAACCGCCTTCGGCACCGACATGCTGTTCGACCCCGCGCTCGCCGCGAAACAGGGCAAATTCCTGGCCAAGATGAAGAAGTGGTACACACCCTATGAAGCTCTGAAAATGGCCACTCACGATAATGCCCAGCTGATCAAACTTTGCGGCCCGCGCGATCCCTATCCCGGAGAATTAGGCGTGGTGAAGGAAGGCGCGCTTGCCGACCTGCTGCTTGTGGACGGGAATCCGCTGCAAAACATAGACCTTGTCGCGGACCCGGACAAGAACTTCGTGGTGATCATGAAGGACGGGAAGATCTACAAGAACATTCTCCATGAAAGAACCCAGAACAATAAATGA
- a CDS encoding CU044_2847 family protein, which translates to MEEKSTESVDNAMLMIKEISKKVVGNLEDTPPEFRPSQMELTFNLLLTMNGKAVITKSENEKNLKVMLMWKDKGEETEKEIPEK; encoded by the coding sequence CTGGAAGAGAAATCCACAGAATCGGTTGATAACGCGATGCTTATGATTAAGGAGATTTCTAAAAAAGTTGTAGGCAATCTGGAGGACACTCCCCCTGAGTTCAGACCATCTCAGATGGAACTGACTTTTAACTTACTGCTGACAATGAATGGAAAGGCAGTTATCACCAAATCGGAAAATGAGAAAAACCTGAAAGTAATGTTAATGTGGAAGGATAAAGGAGAGGAGACTGAGAAGGAAATCCCTGAAAAGTAA
- the cysS gene encoding cysteine--tRNA ligase, which produces MLQVYNTLTRKKEIFKPLKEGEVSIYACGPTVYNMPHIGNYRTFLMADNIVRSLEYLGYKVKLVMNITDIDDKTIRDSKASGMSLKDFTDKYTAEFFKGLDMLNIKRASAYPRATENVDSMIGLTQKLIDKGMAYEKSGSVYYRISAFPDYGKLSKLDFDNIIIGASVDVDEYDKDNPRDFALLKASIPEEIERGIYYESPWGKIRPGWHIECSAMAMNCFGPTLDMHLGGVDLIFPHHENEIAQSEGATGKPFSCNWIHGEHLIVEGEKMSKSKGNVFTLPEIVEKYGGEVVRFMFLSVHYRKKLDYSDAFAENAKNNYLKLKETLDNLEFSLESAEDAAYPGDEEVLNTLPELDIQFREALEDDFNTPKALTVFKELSRTANRYLESEKNRQVLEKLYSLYRQFSDALGLFYESEKKKIPTEVMELVEEREAARKKKDWAVSDAIREKIKSMGYIVQDTKEGPNVKEAEESL; this is translated from the coding sequence ATGCTCCAGGTTTACAATACCCTTACACGAAAGAAAGAGATTTTCAAACCGTTAAAGGAAGGTGAAGTTTCGATTTACGCCTGCGGGCCTACAGTTTACAACATGCCGCATATAGGCAACTATCGTACTTTTCTGATGGCAGATAATATTGTGAGAAGTCTTGAGTACCTTGGATATAAAGTAAAACTTGTAATGAACATTACTGATATAGATGACAAAACCATCAGGGATTCGAAAGCATCCGGAATGTCACTTAAGGATTTTACGGATAAATATACGGCAGAGTTTTTTAAGGGCCTTGATATGCTGAACATAAAAAGGGCCTCAGCTTACCCTAGAGCTACGGAAAATGTTGACAGCATGATTGGACTTACGCAAAAGCTGATAGATAAAGGGATGGCTTATGAAAAAAGCGGGTCGGTCTATTACAGAATTTCAGCATTTCCGGATTATGGCAAACTCTCAAAGCTTGATTTTGATAACATTATAATTGGCGCGTCGGTGGATGTGGATGAATATGACAAAGACAATCCCCGTGATTTCGCTCTCCTGAAAGCTTCAATCCCTGAGGAAATCGAAAGGGGAATTTATTATGAGAGTCCATGGGGAAAAATCCGCCCTGGATGGCATATCGAATGCTCGGCGATGGCCATGAACTGCTTCGGGCCCACTCTGGATATGCATTTAGGAGGAGTGGACCTTATTTTTCCTCACCACGAAAATGAGATTGCGCAATCGGAAGGGGCAACCGGAAAACCGTTTTCATGCAACTGGATTCATGGAGAACACCTCATAGTTGAAGGAGAAAAGATGAGCAAGTCCAAAGGAAACGTCTTCACCCTGCCCGAGATTGTCGAGAAGTACGGTGGGGAAGTTGTACGCTTTATGTTTCTCTCAGTCCACTACCGTAAAAAGCTTGACTATTCCGATGCCTTTGCAGAAAATGCTAAAAATAATTACTTAAAGCTTAAAGAAACGCTCGATAACCTTGAATTTAGCCTGGAAAGCGCAGAGGATGCAGCTTATCCTGGAGACGAGGAGGTTCTTAATACCCTTCCTGAACTTGATATCCAGTTCAGGGAAGCTCTTGAAGACGATTTCAATACCCCGAAAGCCCTAACGGTTTTTAAAGAACTTTCACGTACAGCTAACAGGTATCTTGAATCCGAAAAAAATCGACAGGTCCTTGAAAAGCTCTATTCTCTATACAGACAGTTTTCGGATGCTCTGGGTCTCTTTTACGAGTCAGAAAAAAAGAAAATCCCCACAGAAGTGATGGAACTGGTTGAAGAGCGTGAAGCTGCCAGAAAAAAGAAAGACTGGGCAGTTTCAGACGCTATCAGAGAAAAAATAAAATCTATGGGATATATTGTACAGGATACAAAAGAAGGGCCCAATGTAAAAGAAGCCGAAGAAAGTTTATAA
- a CDS encoding metallophosphoesterase, whose translation MLPEITPILEEPALIVRNTETSLVVADIHLGIEWDLYRSGINLPSQMKGRLDRLLGYIQANSPDKVILLGDVKHNVPKVSWQEKDEIPRFLETLAEHTHVDIIPGNHDGGIELLFNRHKDIRVHSARGAVIDGTGYFHGHTWPASEILAVSHAVTAHNHPTVRFTDSFGYSVVEPAWIRTKFNMEVLKIHFGNLDFENPAQWADPELFVMPAFNELCGGVPFNESTQEELLGPAFSSGGIKLEASEVYLLDGTRLGLLRNIRKLKHTRVRNKNQNRRCRNSKGST comes from the coding sequence ATGCTCCCTGAAATCACCCCAATCCTTGAAGAACCTGCCCTCATCGTCAGGAACACAGAAACCTCACTGGTAGTTGCAGACATCCACCTCGGAATCGAGTGGGACCTTTACAGGAGCGGGATCAATTTGCCCAGCCAGATGAAAGGGAGACTGGACAGGCTTCTTGGCTATATCCAGGCAAATTCCCCTGATAAAGTAATACTTCTTGGGGACGTGAAACATAATGTTCCTAAGGTCTCCTGGCAGGAGAAAGACGAAATTCCTCGCTTCCTCGAAACACTTGCAGAACATACACACGTTGATATTATCCCCGGAAACCATGATGGAGGAATCGAACTTCTTTTCAACAGGCACAAGGATATAAGGGTTCATTCCGCACGCGGTGCAGTTATTGACGGAACAGGATATTTTCATGGGCATACCTGGCCTGCATCTGAAATACTGGCTGTATCTCATGCAGTCACCGCCCATAATCATCCCACTGTTCGTTTTACAGATTCCTTTGGTTACTCCGTAGTTGAACCTGCCTGGATCAGAACAAAGTTTAATATGGAAGTCCTGAAAATCCATTTCGGAAACCTTGATTTTGAGAACCCTGCACAGTGGGCAGATCCTGAACTCTTCGTAATGCCGGCTTTTAACGAGCTATGCGGAGGTGTGCCTTTTAACGAGTCCACTCAGGAAGAGTTGCTAGGGCCGGCTTTTTCTTCAGGTGGAATTAAACTTGAGGCTTCGGAAGTGTATTTACTTGATGGAACAAGGCTCGGACTGCTCAGGAATATTCGGAAGCTGAAGCATACCAGAGTTAGAAACAAGAATCAGAATAGAAGATGCAGGAATTCAAAAGGCTCTACATAA
- a CDS encoding PAS domain S-box protein, translating into MRETLRNSGIDIIGDVPWGTHFCQFYQTKKELMDIVVPYFKAGLEDNEFCLWVTSQPLEVEEAKEALRRAVPDIDIYLEKKQIEIIPYNSWYLRGESFDFERVLNGWDEKLGEALASGYGGLRVAGNASWLKKGYWDDFGDYEKKLDINIGERQIISLCSYLLSMCSAADTIDLAFNHQFSLIKRKGKWERIENPGQKNKTDCKQTEKALIQSEKALIQSDQYIKQKLEDIPSPSREVGKLEINDIIDAQSIQFMMDCFYKIAHIPMSLDDLKGNVLVGVGWQEICTQFHRVHPEACKNCVESDTKLSVGVSPGEFKLYKCKNNMWDIATPIIVGGQHLANIFSGQFFFEDEPLDYELFRFQARKYGFNEEEYIAALEKVPRLSREAVNTGMAFFITFANVISQLGYSNLKLAQSLAERETLLGALQESEERFRSVLENSLDVAYRRNLQTDRYDYMSPVVEKITGFSAKEMSAVNASEILDRIHPDDRPRVLLKRDQAYDTGSGTLEYRFKHKDGKYRWFLDHYTVTKDRNGKMLFIGGIVHDITKRKKAEEALKKAHENLEEKVKERTIELEKAYNSLKESEKGLAEAQKMAHIGNWEWDIETDKAYWSEEMYRIFGRDPQELAPSYNEYLSYIHPDDLDYYRNALKKATKEDLFVIDYRIVLANGEERIVHLKSEFVSNGENTPTKIKGIVQDITESKKAEEKIQKLLNAMESSDDAIITESLECVITSWNKGAEQIYGYSSEEILGKNVSILEPDDLKGEIRQLIEKIKQKEKIRHYKTLRQKKDGTLINVSITLSPVFDASGKLVAISSIVRDVTERIKAEEALRESETRLRRFYESDMIGVCFYNLKGSITEANDKFLEIVGYTREDLLTGQIKWDKMTPPEYSQLDEHAMAELKSKGASTPYEKEYIRKDGSHVPVIIGVATFNKVLYEGLAFVLDITEKKKAEEALSNLETARKKEIHHRIKNNLQVISSLLDLQADKFDNPKVIEAFRESQNRVISMALIHEELYKGEGTDTLNFSEYLKKLAENLFQTYRLYSKNLNLFTDLEENAFFNMDTAVPLGIIVNELVSNSLKHAFTEDQEGEVRIKLCREGTNDEISKSLFSLTVSDNGIGIPENLELESLESLGLQLVDILVDQLDGKIELKRKQGVEFKITFSVVENPKSMN; encoded by the coding sequence ATGAGAGAAACACTGAGAAACTCTGGTATTGATATTATTGGAGACGTGCCCTGGGGAACACATTTCTGCCAGTTTTATCAGACAAAAAAAGAGTTAATGGACATAGTTGTCCCTTATTTTAAAGCAGGGTTGGAAGATAATGAATTTTGTCTCTGGGTTACGTCACAACCCCTGGAAGTAGAAGAGGCAAAAGAAGCCTTGAGAAGAGCCGTTCCTGATATTGATATTTATCTGGAGAAAAAGCAAATTGAAATTATCCCTTATAACTCCTGGTATTTGAGAGGAGAAAGTTTCGATTTTGAGAGAGTTTTAAATGGATGGGATGAAAAATTAGGTGAAGCTCTAGCCAGTGGTTATGGAGGACTCAGGGTAGCAGGAAATGCTTCTTGGTTGAAAAAAGGATATTGGGATGATTTTGGTGATTATGAGAAAAAACTGGACATTAATATCGGCGAACGACAGATAATCTCTCTGTGCTCATATCTTCTTAGCATGTGCAGTGCAGCAGATACTATTGATTTAGCTTTTAACCATCAATTTTCTCTGATTAAAAGGAAAGGAAAGTGGGAAAGGATCGAAAACCCCGGGCAGAAAAATAAGACTGATTGCAAGCAGACTGAGAAAGCGTTGATCCAGAGTGAGAAAGCGTTGATCCAGAGTGATCAGTACATCAAGCAGAAGTTAGAAGATATTCCTTCACCTTCTCGGGAAGTGGGTAAACTGGAAATCAATGATATCATTGACGCCCAGTCGATCCAGTTTATGATGGACTGCTTCTATAAGATTGCTCACATTCCCATGAGCCTGGATGATCTCAAAGGTAATGTTCTGGTAGGCGTAGGATGGCAGGAGATCTGCACGCAATTCCACAGGGTTCACCCCGAAGCCTGTAAAAACTGCGTAGAGAGTGACACAAAGTTATCTGTGGGCGTTTCCCCTGGAGAATTCAAGCTATATAAGTGCAAAAACAATATGTGGGACATAGCGACTCCCATCATAGTTGGTGGTCAACACCTTGCCAATATCTTCTCAGGCCAGTTCTTTTTTGAAGATGAACCTCTGGACTATGAGCTTTTCCGATTCCAGGCCAGAAAATATGGTTTCAATGAGGAGGAATACATAGCAGCACTTGAGAAAGTCCCACGGTTGAGCAGGGAAGCTGTGAATACAGGCATGGCCTTCTTTATAACTTTTGCCAACGTGATCTCGCAGTTAGGCTACAGCAATCTTAAGCTGGCTCAGTCGCTAGCTGAACGTGAAACACTTCTGGGTGCACTGCAGGAGAGTGAGGAGCGTTTCCGTTCAGTCCTTGAGAACTCACTCGACGTTGCTTACAGGCGAAACCTTCAGACTGACAGATACGACTACATGAGCCCGGTGGTAGAGAAGATTACTGGCTTCTCTGCCAAGGAAATGAGTGCAGTGAATGCCAGTGAGATTCTTGATCGCATTCATCCCGACGACCGTCCCAGAGTTCTTTTGAAGCGGGACCAGGCATACGATACTGGCTCTGGAACTTTGGAGTACCGGTTTAAACATAAGGATGGCAAATATCGCTGGTTCTTAGATCATTATACGGTTACCAAAGATAGAAACGGCAAGATGCTCTTTATTGGAGGTATCGTCCACGATATTACAAAGCGCAAAAAAGCAGAAGAAGCTCTAAAAAAAGCACATGAAAATCTAGAAGAAAAAGTTAAAGAACGAACAATCGAGCTTGAGAAAGCTTACAATTCATTGAAAGAAAGTGAGAAAGGCCTTGCCGAAGCTCAAAAAATGGCTCATATTGGAAACTGGGAATGGGATATTGAAACTGATAAAGCCTACTGGTCTGAGGAAATGTATCGTATTTTTGGACGTGATCCTCAAGAGCTAGCACCTTCTTACAATGAATATTTAAGTTACATACATCCCGATGATCTAGACTACTACCGCAACGCCCTTAAAAAAGCTACAAAGGAAGATCTTTTTGTTATCGATTACAGGATTGTCTTAGCAAATGGGGAAGAACGCATAGTCCATCTAAAATCAGAATTCGTGTCTAATGGTGAGAATACCCCCACAAAAATAAAAGGAATAGTTCAGGACATTACTGAAAGCAAAAAAGCTGAAGAGAAAATACAGAAACTGTTGAATGCAATGGAATCATCGGATGATGCTATTATAACTGAGTCTCTTGAATGTGTTATTACAAGCTGGAATAAGGGTGCAGAGCAGATTTATGGTTATTCATCTGAAGAAATTCTGGGGAAAAATGTCTCAATCCTTGAACCGGATGATCTCAAAGGGGAAATAAGACAGTTAATTGAAAAGATTAAACAAAAAGAAAAGATCCGGCATTACAAAACTCTTCGGCAGAAAAAGGACGGTACCTTAATAAATGTTTCAATAACTCTTTCTCCGGTTTTTGACGCATCTGGAAAGCTCGTGGCTATCTCAAGTATTGTAAGAGATGTTACTGAGCGTATCAAGGCGGAAGAAGCACTGCGTGAGAGCGAAACGCGTCTACGTCGATTTTACGAATCAGATATGATCGGTGTGTGTTTCTACAATCTGAAAGGTTCGATAACAGAAGCTAACGACAAGTTCCTGGAGATAGTTGGTTACACTCGCGAAGACTTGCTGACTGGGCAGATTAAATGGGATAAGATGACTCCACCGGAGTACAGTCAATTGGATGAGCATGCCATGGCGGAACTCAAATCAAAAGGTGCAAGTACGCCTTATGAGAAGGAATACATCCGCAAAGATGGCTCGCACGTACCTGTTATCATAGGGGTAGCTACTTTCAATAAGGTGCTTTATGAAGGATTAGCCTTTGTTCTCGATATCACCGAGAAAAAAAAGGCAGAGGAAGCTCTGTCAAATCTCGAGACTGCCCGTAAGAAAGAAATCCACCACAGGATAAAAAATAACCTGCAAGTTATCTCTTCTCTTCTTGATCTTCAGGCTGATAAATTCGATAATCCGAAAGTTATTGAGGCTTTCAGGGAAAGCCAGAATCGAGTTATATCTATGGCTCTCATCCACGAAGAACTATATAAAGGAGAAGGAACTGACACTCTGAATTTTTCTGAATACCTTAAAAAATTGGCTGAAAATCTTTTCCAAACTTACAGACTTTATAGTAAAAATCTTAACCTATTCACAGATCTGGAAGAAAATGCATTCTTTAATATGGATACTGCTGTCCCATTAGGAATAATTGTTAATGAACTAGTTTCCAATTCCCTCAAACATGCATTTACTGAAGACCAGGAAGGTGAAGTCCGAATTAAGCTTTGCAGGGAAGGGACCAATGATGAAATAAGTAAATCTCTTTTCAGCCTGACAGTTTCAGATAATGGGATAGGAATTCCTGAAAATTTAGAATTAGAGAGTCTAGAATCACTCGGACTTCAGCTAGTAGATATTCTTGTTGACCAGCTGGACGGGAAAATCGAGCTTAAAAGAAAACAGGGAGTTGAGTTTAAAATTACGTTTAGTGTAGTGGAAAATCCGAAGTCTATGAATTAA